One window of Desulfarculus baarsii DSM 2075 genomic DNA carries:
- a CDS encoding HprK-related kinase B, with protein MSAKTPTAPQLAQRLGLDDRPLAHALDLNLAGCRLRLESDSPGLVNGLRRYFSDFLAHGQAGPADIIVRAIEAAAPELGLALREKAPDPGKDKIKEEFLDLPDGGRVVRKRLTGMVFLLGDGLNLAVGPCQANDNQVVNFINSRHIQWLLDRGRLLCHAAAVANHAGGLAIAGLSGRGKSTLALHMMGLGLDFISNDRLLIGRDARGLRMEGVAKLPRINPGTVLGTPGLQGVIPPDDLAGFAALPPDELWRLEHKYDAYLDECFGPGRFRLGAPLDGLVVLTWRHGGGPFCLERVTAERKAQLLEAFIKSPGVFYLPPQGQGPDMSVAAYLAMLGDCPVHELSGGADFPAAAKALHGLLPPAIPRLAYQP; from the coding sequence ATGAGCGCCAAGACGCCCACCGCGCCCCAGTTGGCCCAGCGCCTGGGCCTGGACGACCGTCCCCTGGCCCACGCTCTGGACTTGAACCTGGCCGGTTGCCGCCTGCGCCTGGAGAGCGATTCGCCGGGGCTGGTCAACGGCCTGCGCCGTTATTTCAGCGATTTCCTGGCCCATGGCCAGGCGGGCCCGGCCGATATCATCGTGCGGGCCATCGAGGCCGCCGCGCCCGAGTTGGGCCTGGCCCTCCGCGAAAAAGCGCCCGACCCCGGCAAGGACAAGATCAAGGAAGAATTCCTCGACTTGCCAGACGGCGGCCGCGTGGTGCGCAAGCGCCTGACCGGCATGGTCTTTTTGCTGGGCGACGGCCTCAACCTGGCCGTGGGGCCCTGCCAGGCCAACGACAACCAGGTGGTCAATTTCATCAACAGCCGGCACATCCAGTGGCTGCTCGATCGCGGCCGCCTGCTGTGCCACGCCGCGGCCGTGGCCAACCACGCCGGCGGCCTGGCCATCGCCGGCCTCAGCGGCCGGGGCAAATCGACCCTGGCCCTGCACATGATGGGCCTGGGCCTGGATTTCATCTCCAACGACCGCCTGCTCATCGGCCGCGACGCCCGGGGCCTGCGCATGGAAGGCGTGGCCAAGCTGCCGCGCATCAACCCCGGCACCGTGCTTGGCACGCCCGGCCTGCAAGGCGTGATCCCGCCCGACGACCTGGCCGGCTTCGCCGCCCTGCCGCCGGACGAGTTGTGGCGCCTGGAGCACAAATACGACGCCTATCTCGACGAATGCTTCGGGCCGGGCCGTTTCCGGCTGGGCGCGCCCCTGGACGGCCTGGTGGTGCTGACCTGGCGGCACGGCGGTGGCCCGTTTTGCCTGGAGCGAGTCACGGCGGAGCGCAAGGCCCAGTTGCTGGAGGCCTTCATCAAGTCGCCGGGCGTTTTTTATCTGCCGCCCCAAGGCCAAGGGCCCGACATGAGCGTGGCGGCCTATCTGGCCATGCTCGGCGATTGCCCGGTTCACGAGCTAAGCGGCGGGGCCGATTTTCCCGCCGCGGCCAAGGCCCTGCACGGCCTGCTGCCGCCGGCCATCCCCCGCCTGGCCTATCAACCATGA
- a CDS encoding GAK system CofD-like protein yields the protein MTDRPVTFARLSRLARLPDPVRLARFRRAPDLGPRVLFFSGGSALHQLCRRLIDHTHNSIHVITTFDSGGSSAVLRRAFGMPAVGDIRNRLMSLADPGIQGNPQVARLFAHRLPSDQSAQTLAETLALMVAGRHPLVAATPDPLRKIIRQHLARLAQALPADFDLRGASLGNLTLCGGYLDHDRHLDPVIFMFSKMAEVRGVVRPVLNADLHLAAELADGRLVLGQHLLTGRQGPALSAPIQRLYLCAGLDDPRPARAAVRQKLLDLIGQAELICFPMGSFYTSVVANLLPDGVRQAVAQAPCPKVYVPNLAGDPEQIGMTLSGAVATLLAYLGQGQPPGARPLDLVLIDSRLEYPGGRARPEELRELGVDVIDAPLVADPAAKTFDPDCLLGVLLSLI from the coding sequence ATGACCGACCGCCCCGTCACCTTCGCGCGCCTGAGCCGCCTGGCCCGCCTGCCCGACCCCGTGCGCCTGGCCCGCTTTCGCCGCGCCCCCGACCTGGGGCCGCGGGTGTTGTTCTTCAGCGGCGGCTCGGCCCTGCATCAGCTCTGCCGCCGGCTCATCGATCACACCCACAACTCCATCCATGTCATCACCACCTTCGACTCGGGCGGCAGTTCGGCCGTGCTGCGCCGGGCCTTTGGCATGCCTGCCGTGGGCGACATCCGCAACCGCCTGATGTCCCTGGCCGACCCCGGCATCCAGGGCAACCCCCAGGTGGCCCGCCTGTTCGCCCACCGCCTGCCCAGCGACCAAAGCGCCCAGACCCTGGCCGAGACCCTGGCCCTGATGGTCGCCGGACGGCATCCCCTGGTGGCCGCCACGCCCGACCCCCTGCGCAAGATCATCCGCCAGCACCTGGCCCGCCTGGCCCAGGCCCTGCCCGCCGATTTCGACCTGCGCGGGGCCAGCCTGGGCAATCTGACGCTGTGCGGCGGCTATCTGGATCACGACCGCCACCTGGACCCGGTCATCTTCATGTTCAGCAAAATGGCCGAGGTGCGCGGCGTGGTGCGGCCGGTCCTGAACGCCGACCTGCACCTGGCCGCCGAACTGGCCGACGGCCGCCTGGTGCTGGGCCAGCATTTGCTCACCGGTCGCCAAGGCCCGGCCCTGAGCGCGCCCATCCAGCGGCTCTACCTCTGCGCCGGCCTGGACGACCCCCGGCCGGCCCGGGCCGCCGTGCGCCAAAAACTCTTGGACCTCATCGGCCAGGCCGAGCTGATCTGTTTTCCCATGGGCAGCTTCTACACCAGCGTGGTGGCCAACCTCCTGCCCGACGGCGTGCGCCAGGCCGTGGCCCAGGCCCCTTGCCCCAAGGTCTACGTGCCCAACCTGGCCGGCGACCCCGAACAGATCGGCATGACCCTGAGCGGCGCGGTGGCCACGCTTTTGGCTTATCTGGGCCAGGGCCAGCCGCCCGGCGCGCGGCCCCTGGACCTGGTGCTGATCGATTCGCGCCTGGAATATCCCGGCGGCCGGGCGCGGCCCGAGGAACTGCGCGAGTTGGGCGTCGACGTCATCGACGCGCCCCTGGTCGCCGATCCAGCGGCCAAGACATTTGATCCAGACTGTTTGTTGGGTGTTTTGCTATCATTGATCTAA